One Lachnospiraceae bacterium C1.1 genomic region harbors:
- the mobC gene encoding plasmid mobilization relaxosome protein MobC — MTDPWNRKRKIQLNFRVSEKEYNRIRAKMKEAGVISLSSYLRKMSLDGYIVSLDLSDIRQMVRLLSYCSNNLNQYAKKANASGSIYREDIEDLKRTQNELWNQTREILKKLSCL, encoded by the coding sequence ATGACAGATCCATGGAATCGTAAGAGAAAGATTCAGTTAAACTTCCGTGTCTCAGAAAAAGAATATAACCGTATCCGGGCAAAGATGAAAGAAGCTGGAGTCATAAGCCTGAGCTCCTATCTTCGTAAGATGTCACTGGACGGGTATATTGTCTCACTTGACCTTTCGGATATCCGGCAGATGGTAAGGCTCCTAAGCTATTGCAGCAACAACCTCAATCAATATGCAAAGAAAGCAAATGCAAGCGGCAGCATTTACCGGGAAGATATCGAAGATCTGAAGCGAACCCAGAATGAATTATGGAACCAGACACGTGAAATATTGAAAAAACTCTCCTGTCTCTAA
- a CDS encoding adenine-specific methyltransferase EcoRI family protein, producing METLNAQIRELRKVSGLSQALFAEKFEIPTSTLQDWEHNRRTPPIYVVGMIDKILSNEKYKKQVSGNSILNKAKSAKDNDEFYTTYETVEKEVSHYVKEFKGKTVLCNCDDPFESSFSKFFIKNFNYLGLKGLICTSYCASRVLGTNSNLVDMRGEPLSNDNGYVMVLTKVSADINPNSSDEAVHDFLKSQNSVRKLVGDGDFRSDECVEYLKLSDIVVTNPPFSLFRELIALATEYEKQFLVIGNQNAITYKEIFPLIQENKAWIGYQFGDMSFRVPQDSEPRKTRFWIDENGQKWRSLGNAMWLTNIDMNRRHERLILTEHFDESIYPKYDSYDAVEVSKVANIPMDYDGIMGVPITFLNKYNPEQFEIVGEANHGSDNSFDLFKPTINGKLKFKRILIRNKVSTGAENNG from the coding sequence ATGGAAACATTAAATGCACAGATTAGAGAACTGCGAAAAGTATCAGGACTTTCACAGGCCTTATTTGCTGAAAAATTTGAAATACCTACAAGTACCCTTCAAGATTGGGAACATAATAGAAGAACGCCACCTATATATGTGGTTGGAATGATTGATAAAATACTATCGAACGAAAAGTATAAAAAACAAGTCTCTGGTAATTCGATTTTAAATAAGGCAAAGTCTGCAAAAGATAATGATGAGTTTTATACAACTTATGAAACTGTAGAAAAAGAAGTTTCACACTATGTAAAAGAATTTAAGGGAAAAACTGTTCTTTGTAATTGTGATGATCCATTTGAGTCAAGTTTCTCAAAATTTTTTATAAAGAACTTTAATTATTTAGGACTCAAGGGTTTGATATGTACTTCGTATTGTGCTTCACGAGTACTCGGAACAAATAGTAATTTAGTTGATATGAGAGGCGAGCCATTATCTAATGACAATGGCTATGTTATGGTGCTTACAAAAGTATCTGCAGACATAAATCCAAATTCATCAGATGAGGCTGTACATGACTTTCTAAAAAGTCAGAATTCAGTTAGAAAGCTTGTTGGAGATGGTGATTTTAGAAGCGATGAATGCGTAGAGTATCTCAAACTTTCAGATATTGTTGTAACAAACCCGCCATTTTCTTTGTTTAGAGAGCTAATAGCATTAGCTACAGAATATGAAAAACAATTTTTGGTTATAGGTAATCAGAATGCAATAACATATAAAGAGATATTTCCGTTAATTCAAGAAAACAAGGCATGGATAGGTTATCAATTTGGAGATATGTCTTTTCGTGTCCCACAAGATTCTGAACCAAGGAAAACAAGATTTTGGATTGATGAAAATGGTCAAAAATGGAGAAGTCTTGGAAACGCAATGTGGCTAACTAATATTGATATGAATCGTAGACATGAAAGACTTATTTTAACTGAGCATTTTGATGAATCTATATATCCGAAGTATGATTCATATGATGCAGTTGAGGTTTCTAAGGTAGCAAATATTCCAATGGATTATGATGGAATTATGGGTGTTCCAATTACATTCTTAAATAAATATAATCCAGAACAATTTGAAATTGTTGGTGAAGCAAACCATGGTTCTGATAATTCTTTTGATTTATTTAAGCCTACTATAAACGGTAAACTGAAATTTAAAAGGATTCTTATCCGTAATAAAGTATCGACAGGAGCTGAAAATAATGGCTAA
- a CDS encoding DEAD/DEAH box helicase — translation MSDLIININLDESRKKQGLVIETYEGIIPKLKSKKYSGQLRNVNLSSVNDADNLKSENLQNIKSVFNAHSNIQIGKNQYIFSTKQLPYLKRLVELGCIFCKETRKGPMYQVERLMINVSHDKMTCIKNFSVYQEQTILYFCYDEDSKEELENEIIPLFYINVSTNDYISELYFDYGNDIVRADEKIIKLDNSEKYRNYRFEQEIIEIVKQYNWKNISSDTYKYIGKDISYDIKNLEQTGIRLFTNNRKKISVAEFSNISISYGIDWFEIKGDVKAGDITISLKDFIDFRKKKESWTEYNGQIVFASSGLKEVDKNISSDNEGNIIVSKDDILSALETVNYFSEKNYSLLDDITYYQDINLSLSSKLQNILRDYQIVGVKWLLSLRKNGFGGCLADDMGLGKTLQIISYLSDKSQEETKALIVVPKTLIENWKREFYKFASELSVYIYHGSGRNILGTDDYRVVITTYGTLLNDIDKLSKLRFDHLIVDEAQNIKNSNSKAYRAIKLIQATTKIIMTGTPLENNIQEFWGLMKITNPTELSFKKISKGLSDEQVIEKIKKLTKPFLLRRFKSDVLDDLPEKEEQIIYCTFDESQRQLYSSLLESIKHEISRKADRFEMKTNSMVLSGLLYLQEVCCHPRLIPREYNTNKCAESAKLEQLILMVKELYEAGHKIVIFSRFTRMLEIIRKELYKQHFNVFYLDGSTGNRQEVVDGFECSVDGIFLISLKAGGVGINLVSADTAIIYDPWWNPAVEKQAEDRIYRIGQKKKVTIYRLIAADTIEEKVQNLQETKKKLFDDVIDGHEMPQNITMEDIKNLLF, via the coding sequence GTGTCAGATTTAATTATTAACATAAACCTGGATGAAAGCAGAAAAAAACAGGGCTTAGTAATCGAAACATATGAAGGGATAATTCCTAAGTTAAAGAGCAAGAAATATTCAGGACAATTACGAAATGTAAATTTGTCTTCTGTCAATGATGCAGACAATTTAAAATCTGAGAATTTGCAGAATATAAAAAGTGTTTTTAATGCTCATTCTAATATTCAGATAGGAAAGAATCAATATATTTTTTCTACGAAGCAATTACCATACCTGAAGCGACTTGTAGAACTAGGATGCATATTTTGTAAAGAAACACGAAAAGGTCCTATGTATCAGGTCGAACGACTTATGATAAATGTTAGTCATGATAAGATGACATGCATAAAAAACTTTTCCGTATATCAAGAACAGACTATTTTGTATTTTTGTTACGATGAAGATTCAAAAGAAGAATTGGAAAATGAGATAATTCCTTTATTCTATATTAATGTTTCGACTAACGATTATATTTCTGAGTTATATTTTGATTACGGTAATGATATTGTTAGAGCGGACGAAAAAATAATAAAACTTGATAATAGCGAAAAGTATAGGAATTATAGGTTTGAACAGGAAATAATTGAAATAGTAAAACAGTATAATTGGAAAAATATATCATCAGATACATATAAGTATATAGGAAAAGATATATCATATGATATCAAAAATCTCGAACAAACAGGTATACGTCTATTTACCAATAATCGAAAAAAAATAAGTGTAGCCGAGTTTTCAAACATAAGCATCAGTTATGGAATAGATTGGTTTGAAATAAAAGGAGATGTAAAAGCTGGGGATATAACTATAAGCTTAAAGGACTTTATAGACTTCAGAAAAAAGAAAGAATCTTGGACAGAATATAATGGTCAAATTGTATTTGCATCTTCAGGATTAAAAGAAGTTGATAAAAATATATCAAGTGATAACGAAGGCAATATAATTGTTTCAAAAGATGATATCTTATCTGCGCTTGAGACAGTAAACTACTTTTCTGAAAAGAATTATTCTTTGCTTGATGATATAACATATTATCAAGATATTAATTTATCATTATCAAGCAAGCTACAAAATATTTTGAGGGATTATCAAATTGTAGGTGTTAAATGGCTATTATCACTAAGAAAAAATGGATTTGGTGGGTGTCTTGCCGATGATATGGGATTAGGAAAAACTCTTCAGATTATTTCTTATTTATCAGATAAATCCCAGGAAGAAACAAAGGCACTAATTGTTGTTCCAAAAACATTGATTGAAAATTGGAAACGTGAATTTTATAAATTTGCGTCGGAATTATCAGTTTACATATATCATGGCTCCGGAAGAAATATTTTGGGTACAGATGATTATAGAGTGGTAATAACTACATATGGAACATTATTAAATGATATTGATAAGCTGAGTAAATTAAGGTTTGATCATCTTATAGTAGATGAAGCACAAAACATTAAGAATTCAAATAGCAAGGCATATAGAGCTATTAAATTAATTCAAGCAACAACAAAGATTATAATGACTGGAACTCCGCTAGAGAATAATATACAAGAATTCTGGGGACTTATGAAAATCACAAATCCTACAGAATTATCATTTAAAAAAATCTCAAAGGGGCTTTCTGACGAACAAGTTATAGAAAAGATAAAAAAGCTGACAAAACCTTTTCTTCTTAGAAGATTTAAGAGTGATGTTTTGGACGATTTGCCCGAAAAGGAGGAGCAAATTATATATTGTACATTTGATGAGTCCCAGCGACAACTATACTCTTCTTTGCTTGAATCAATAAAGCATGAGATAAGTCGTAAGGCAGATAGATTTGAAATGAAAACGAATTCTATGGTGCTAAGTGGTTTGTTGTATTTACAAGAAGTTTGTTGTCATCCTAGACTTATTCCTAGAGAGTACAATACTAATAAGTGCGCTGAATCTGCTAAGTTGGAGCAATTAATATTAATGGTGAAAGAATTATATGAAGCAGGACATAAGATTGTAATCTTTAGTAGATTTACGCGGATGCTTGAAATTATTAGGAAGGAATTATATAAGCAACATTTTAATGTATTTTACTTGGATGGGAGTACGGGCAATCGCCAAGAGGTTGTAGATGGTTTTGAATGCAGCGTAGATGGAATATTCCTTATTAGCCTAAAAGCGGGTGGTGTTGGTATTAATCTTGTGTCAGCTGATACTGCTATTATTTATGATCCATGGTGGAATCCTGCGGTCGAAAAACAGGCAGAAGACAGAATATACAGAATTGGTCAAAAGAAAAAAGTTACCATCTATAGATTAATAGCAGCGGATACAATAGAAGAAAAAGTTCAGAATTTGCAAGAGACAAAGAAAAAACTATTTGATGATGTAATTGATGGTCATGAAATGCCACAAAATATTACTATGGAAGATATAAAAAACCTATTATTTTGA
- a CDS encoding relaxase/mobilization nuclease domain-containing protein — translation MAATRLIPLHINKGKTISKSLSDRTDYAENGEKTEEGKYVTSYECDPRTVDEEFMLTKQRYLQNVGRERDKNVIAYQIRQSFKPGEVTPEEANKIGYELAMSFTKGKHAFIVATHTDKAHIHSHIIFNSTSLDAQHKFRNFFLSSYAIRRISDRLCMEHGLSVITPLPFAMRKKRTNFPRRTTIRSIICNDIEQAISNKPKSLDELLQMLGDRGYEIKKGKNISIKGRDQKMFIRLNSLDRGYRQNDLAERIEGKTDYFTDERMSFLVDIDQKIREGKGKGYVRWAKRFNLKQISAMIAFLQDNKIKNADDLKKRSDAAANKFSELSSKIKQSESRLAEIAVLKKHIINYYKTREIYMQYRKAGYSKKFLEEHRDAILLHKAAKQAFNEIGRDKLPKVKELSEEYAKVLSEKKAAYAEYREAKEKMRQYQIAEQIYHEIMQEDKEKAERQRKVQMEK, via the coding sequence ATGGCTGCGACAAGACTTATACCTTTGCATATAAATAAAGGGAAAACTATCAGCAAATCACTCTCTGACAGAACCGATTATGCTGAGAATGGAGAAAAGACTGAAGAAGGAAAATATGTCACAAGCTATGAATGTGATCCAAGAACTGTAGATGAAGAATTCATGCTTACCAAACAAAGGTATCTCCAAAACGTTGGCAGAGAACGTGATAAAAATGTAATTGCCTATCAGATCAGGCAGTCATTTAAGCCTGGAGAAGTCACACCAGAGGAAGCAAATAAAATCGGATATGAACTTGCTATGTCTTTCACAAAAGGAAAGCACGCATTTATCGTAGCAACGCATACCGATAAAGCTCATATACACTCTCATATTATTTTTAATTCTACCTCACTGGATGCGCAGCATAAGTTCAGAAATTTCTTTCTATCAAGCTATGCTATCAGAAGAATCAGCGACAGACTTTGCATGGAACATGGGCTGTCTGTTATAACGCCGCTCCCATTTGCTATGAGAAAAAAACGGACGAATTTTCCCAGAAGAACTACCATCAGATCCATAATCTGCAACGACATTGAGCAGGCAATATCAAATAAACCTAAGAGTCTGGATGAACTCCTTCAGATGCTTGGAGACAGAGGCTATGAAATAAAAAAAGGAAAAAATATCTCCATCAAAGGTCGAGATCAGAAGATGTTTATCCGTCTTAACTCTCTGGATAGAGGATATAGACAAAATGATCTTGCTGAACGGATCGAAGGCAAAACGGATTATTTCACAGATGAGCGCATGAGCTTTCTGGTGGATATAGATCAGAAAATCCGTGAAGGAAAAGGCAAAGGATATGTGCGCTGGGCTAAGCGATTTAATCTGAAACAGATATCTGCTATGATAGCATTTCTGCAGGACAATAAGATAAAGAATGCAGATGATCTGAAAAAAAGGTCTGATGCTGCTGCAAATAAGTTTTCTGAGTTATCATCAAAGATAAAACAATCAGAATCACGTCTGGCTGAAATAGCCGTATTAAAAAAGCATATCATCAACTATTACAAAACAAGAGAAATCTATATGCAGTACAGAAAGGCAGGATACAGCAAAAAATTCCTGGAGGAGCATAGAGACGCTATCCTTCTTCATAAAGCAGCAAAGCAGGCTTTTAATGAAATTGGACGTGATAAACTTCCGAAGGTGAAGGAACTTTCTGAAGAATATGCAAAGGTGCTTTCGGAGAAAAAAGCTGCTTATGCCGAATACCGGGAAGCAAAAGAAAAGATGCGTCAGTACCAGATTGCAGAACAAATCTACCATGAGATCATGCAGGAAGATAAAGAAAAAGCAGAACGTCAGAGAAAAGTTCAAATGGAGAAATAA
- a CDS encoding DUF3883 domain-containing protein yields the protein MSLSNLELEDKLEIIGYLSVPNVISSIEATVPLDKVGNFEEEFQGKYSEEYPYTADKYGYQFRIYLNDTDGCPESLLEELDEKYHNRINDTQFIREIVNDYGFRFTKEPQDTDYIRDCVVRLHGRRALRFFDTGYNLYQEFIENVGDIVLHGRRLPLPTVRRYKKKNISKTTERRSHARDNMPALTSRQLSNLGWIGEAYIAYLLEIEDAELLNAIGIPDDEGYTYQWFNEGFDDNNQEPWDDKSVGHGCDIVITLDDGGNYYIEIKTSKREYPYFKMTSAEMQVMEEEQYNYVLLKLNNLEKLLMNLSPDIIPIVNPYKKLFNPKQMKEATFIIGGE from the coding sequence ATGAGCTTAAGTAATTTAGAATTAGAGGACAAACTTGAAATAATTGGATATCTTTCTGTTCCAAATGTAATTTCATCGATTGAAGCAACGGTTCCTCTCGATAAGGTGGGAAATTTTGAAGAGGAATTTCAAGGCAAGTATTCTGAGGAATACCCTTATACAGCAGATAAATATGGATATCAGTTCCGTATTTATCTGAATGATACAGATGGATGTCCTGAGTCTTTATTAGAAGAATTAGATGAAAAATATCATAACAGGATAAATGATACGCAGTTTATACGTGAAATTGTAAATGATTATGGTTTTAGGTTCACAAAGGAGCCTCAAGATACTGATTATATAAGAGACTGCGTTGTGCGATTACATGGAAGAAGAGCATTAAGGTTTTTTGATACAGGATATAATTTATATCAGGAATTTATAGAAAATGTTGGTGACATTGTGTTACATGGACGAAGACTTCCGTTACCTACAGTTAGGCGATACAAAAAGAAAAATATATCAAAAACCACTGAGAGAAGAAGTCATGCAAGAGATAATATGCCTGCATTAACATCTCGACAGTTATCTAATTTAGGATGGATTGGTGAGGCATATATAGCATATCTTTTAGAAATTGAGGATGCTGAATTATTGAATGCTATAGGAATTCCAGACGATGAAGGATACACTTATCAATGGTTTAATGAGGGATTTGATGATAATAATCAAGAACCGTGGGATGATAAATCAGTTGGTCATGGATGCGATATTGTCATAACTCTTGATGATGGTGGAAATTATTATATAGAGATTAAAACAAGTAAACGAGAATATCCATATTTTAAGATGACATCAGCAGAAATGCAGGTTATGGAAGAAGAACAGTATAATTATGTCCTACTTAAGTTGAATAATCTAGAAAAACTATTAATGAATTTATCACCGGATATAATTCCTATAGTAAATCCGTATAAAAAACTCTTTAATCCTAAGCAAATGAAAGAGGCTACTTTTATTATTGGAGGTGAGTAA
- a CDS encoding DUF4316 domain-containing protein translates to MAQEKAWDEVNGLAAEDPDEKSAKETMNDFWSKKNYIRAVEDSVEQNDNQFDGIINNTPDDKDRQKEEALKIEEEENEKKASVIKKLREESKEKPAPPIKPPVYEEEERIKL, encoded by the coding sequence ATGGCACAGGAAAAAGCATGGGATGAAGTAAACGGTCTCGCAGCGGAAGATCCGGATGAAAAGTCAGCAAAGGAAACTATGAATGACTTCTGGAGCAAGAAAAACTATATTCGTGCTGTCGAAGATTCTGTTGAGCAGAATGATAATCAGTTTGACGGGATAATCAACAACACTCCTGATGATAAAGACAGGCAAAAGGAGGAAGCACTTAAGATTGAAGAAGAGGAAAACGAGAAAAAAGCCTCGGTGATCAAGAAGCTCAGGGAAGAAAGCAAAGAAAAACCAGCTCCGCCTATCAAGCCTCCGGTCTATGAGGAAGAAGAAAGAATCAAGCTATGA
- a CDS encoding DNA cytosine methyltransferase yields the protein MAKYKILDLFCGAGGFSYGMDKNPNFETLIALDNDKYAGDTFKKNMPKAEVVIGDITDGDTKEGIIKKAKELGINMIIGGPPCQGYSMKGKKLGLKDPRNFLFREYLNFVEKLKPDVFVIENVKGLLLASNGWFRDEIVKAIGDLGYIVEYGVLNASDYGVPQARERAIFICSRHNRVKLPDKIANKIVTVRDAIGDLSYLNSGEGEFEQDYSLEITSEYQKLMRKGSKKLYNHKASNHKQVAIDKLKMIPPEKGKECLPDELLGNQKFKTTWGRLKWNEVSPTIDTRFDASSNGTNNHPYLHRAITPREAARIQSFDDNFIFYGSKVHVRKQIGNAVPPLLAKAIADQIDCNLDLSK from the coding sequence ATGGCTAAATATAAAATTCTTGACCTTTTTTGTGGGGCAGGTGGTTTTTCATATGGAATGGATAAGAATCCAAATTTTGAAACTCTCATTGCTTTAGATAATGACAAATATGCTGGAGACACATTTAAGAAAAATATGCCTAAAGCCGAAGTTGTTATTGGAGATATTACTGATGGTGATACAAAAGAAGGGATAATCAAAAAAGCTAAAGAACTTGGGATAAATATGATTATTGGTGGACCACCATGTCAGGGTTATTCAATGAAGGGAAAAAAATTAGGATTGAAAGATCCAAGAAATTTCCTATTTAGAGAATACTTAAATTTTGTTGAAAAATTGAAGCCAGATGTTTTTGTTATTGAGAATGTAAAAGGTCTTCTTCTCGCATCAAATGGGTGGTTTAGAGATGAAATTGTTAAAGCAATAGGTGACTTAGGTTATATTGTTGAATACGGAGTTCTTAACGCATCAGATTATGGCGTTCCGCAAGCAAGAGAAAGAGCAATTTTTATTTGCTCTAGGCATAATAGAGTAAAACTTCCAGATAAAATTGCAAACAAGATTGTAACCGTGCGAGATGCAATTGGAGATTTATCATATCTGAATTCGGGTGAGGGAGAATTTGAACAAGACTATTCTTTGGAAATCACTAGCGAATATCAAAAACTGATGAGGAAGGGAAGTAAAAAACTATATAATCATAAAGCATCAAATCACAAACAAGTTGCAATTGATAAATTAAAAATGATTCCTCCTGAAAAAGGAAAAGAATGCCTTCCAGATGAACTATTAGGAAATCAAAAATTCAAAACTACTTGGGGGCGACTAAAATGGAACGAAGTCTCTCCAACAATTGATACGAGGTTTGATGCTTCATCAAATGGAACAAATAATCATCCTTATCTGCACAGAGCGATAACTCCAAGAGAAGCTGCAAGAATACAGTCTTTTGATGACAACTTTATTTTTTATGGTTCAAAGGTTCATGTAAGAAAGCAAATTGGAAATGCTGTTCCACCGCTTCTTGCGAAAGCAATTGCAGATCAGATTGATTGTAACTTGGATTTATCAAAATAA
- a CDS encoding radical SAM protein yields the protein MEPIFEEEEVEMEIDLDKRFQFPNDVVIKRFENKNLVIYTEGVLWLVFSDDEQKVYNALSSGLSIKEALENFDEDTVISVISQIEAKQFEHPIVRESDDKNIYIYLTNNCNERCKHCYMYAGDVEIQEMSAEMWKSVLSDYKNCGGKGVTFTGGEVKVYREFEAVLRYADELDLTVTVLTNGILWNDSDIKRCAPYIDEIQISIDGYDKESYFKVRQFDGFDKAISTMIRFSDAGVRTSMAVTPLYDDIEEFVKNFEPFARNIIDKYPKIYIRFNLELLDGRDVRKTQIDNLKYRKIIKELVERLYPNYYLESFPLNYEGHVIRKNCGFGEIAIAANGDVYWCNRIHELSSKWNVITSRFEDIVNAADDIKKTTDVDNSATCRHCEVKYICGGDCRMNYHDIRNADTHLGMWNNQCPKGTKEALYRKMVLSNEYFFLDVNEG from the coding sequence ATGGAACCAATATTTGAAGAAGAGGAAGTTGAAATGGAGATAGATCTTGATAAAAGATTTCAATTTCCTAACGATGTAGTAATCAAGAGATTCGAAAATAAAAACCTTGTCATCTATACAGAAGGTGTTTTGTGGCTTGTTTTTAGTGATGATGAACAAAAAGTATATAATGCATTATCATCAGGGCTAAGTATAAAAGAGGCACTTGAAAATTTTGATGAAGATACGGTAATTTCCGTTATATCTCAAATAGAAGCAAAACAATTTGAACATCCTATTGTTAGAGAATCAGACGATAAGAATATATATATTTATTTGACAAATAATTGTAATGAGCGCTGTAAACATTGCTATATGTATGCAGGAGATGTTGAAATTCAAGAAATGTCTGCTGAAATGTGGAAAAGTGTGCTTTCAGATTATAAGAATTGTGGTGGAAAAGGTGTTACATTTACTGGCGGAGAAGTAAAAGTATATCGCGAATTTGAAGCAGTCCTACGCTACGCAGATGAACTAGATCTGACAGTTACTGTTCTAACAAATGGAATACTATGGAATGATTCTGATATAAAGAGATGCGCACCATATATAGACGAAATACAGATTAGTATCGATGGATATGACAAAGAATCATATTTTAAAGTTCGTCAATTTGATGGATTTGATAAGGCTATTTCAACTATGATTCGATTTTCTGATGCTGGGGTTAGGACATCAATGGCTGTGACTCCTTTATATGATGATATAGAGGAGTTTGTAAAAAATTTTGAACCTTTTGCTAGGAATATTATTGATAAGTATCCTAAAATATACATTCGATTCAACTTAGAGCTACTTGATGGAAGGGATGTTCGTAAGACACAAATAGATAATCTGAAATATAGAAAAATAATAAAAGAACTAGTTGAACGTTTATATCCAAATTATTATTTAGAATCATTTCCATTAAACTATGAGGGGCATGTTATTAGAAAAAATTGTGGCTTTGGAGAAATAGCTATAGCCGCAAATGGTGACGTTTATTGGTGCAATAGGATTCATGAGTTATCTAGCAAATGGAATGTAATTACATCGAGATTTGAAGATATTGTAAATGCAGCTGACGATATTAAGAAAACTACGGATGTTGATAATTCTGCGACATGTAGGCATTGCGAAGTAAAGTATATTTGTGGAGGCGACTGTAGAATGAATTATCATGATATACGCAATGCTGATACTCATTTGGGCATGTGGAATAATCAATGTCCAAAAGGCACTAAAGAGGCACTTTACAGAAAAATGGTTTTGAGTAATGAATATTTTTTCTTGGATGTTAATGAGGGGTAA